From a region of the Triticum aestivum cultivar Chinese Spring chromosome 7D, IWGSC CS RefSeq v2.1, whole genome shotgun sequence genome:
- the LOC123169005 gene encoding protein RICE SALT SENSITIVE 3 has protein sequence MEEQLSPVAVTHLLQHTLRSLCTSDASQWVYAVFWRILPRNYPPPRWDLPGVAYDRTRGNRRNWILAWEDGFCNFAATTSAAACGQEGAGAAAAAYADCEAAAAAAAQEAKQGLGLQPELFFKMSHDIYNYGEGLIGKVAADHSHKWIFKEPPEQEISLISSWSNPADSQPRTWEAQFQSGIQTIALIAVREGVVQLGSMKKVAEDLSYVVTLRRKFGYLESIPGVLLPHPSSAGVFPVADVASAAGWPGMMPPPDLYVDPYVPGPAPMHIMPSMSSLEALLSKLPSVVPAPPQPPGGMPGVAPPSDAAAKEEAEEDYNAHCHAMDMSSVPSNGGESTSTSAAAAPTPMSSYFLDVGGKPSEAGF, from the exons atggAGGAGCAGCTGAGCCCGGTGGCGGTGACGCACCTGCTGCAGCACACGCTCCGGAGCCTCTGCACCAGCGACGCCTCGCAGTGGGTCTACGCCGTCTTCTGGCGCATCCTCCCCCGGAACTACCCTCCCCC CAGATGGGATCTCCCAGGTGTGGCGTATGACAGGACCAGAGGAAACAGGAGGAACTG GATCCTGGCGTGGGAGGACGGGTTCTGCAACTTCGCGGCCACCACCTCTGCAGCCGCCTGCGGCCAAGAGGGGGCAGGAGCCGCCGCGGCTGCGTACGCGGACTgcgaggctgccgccgccgcagcagcgCAGGAGGCCAAGCAGGGCCTGGGCCTGCAGCCTGAGCTCTTCTTCAAGATGTCCCACGACATCTACAACTACGGCGAAGG GTTGATAGGGAAAGTGGCGGCGGACCACAGCCACAAGTGGATCTTCAAGGAGCCCCCGGAGCAGGagatcagcctcatctcctcctgGAGCAACCCCGCCGACTCC CAACCGAGGACATGGGAGGCTCAGTTCCAGTCTGGAATCCAG ACCATCGCGCTGATCGCCGTCAGGGAGGGCGTCGTGCAGCTCGGCTCCATGAAAAAG GTGGCGGAGGACCTGAGCTACGTGGTGACGCTGCGCCGCAAGTTCGGGTACCTGGAGAGCATCCCGGGCGTGCTGCTGCCGCACCCCTCGTCGGCCGGCGTGTTCCCGGTGGCGGACGTGGCCTCCGCCGCGGGCTGGCCGGGCATGATGCCGCCGCCGGACTTGTACGTCGACCCCTACGTCCCCGGGCCGGCGCCCATGCACATCATGCCGTCCATGAGCAGCCTCGAGGCGCTGCTCTCCAAGCTGCCGTCCGTGGTGccggcgcccccgcagccgccGGGGGGCATGCCGGGCGTGGCGCCGCCCTCGGACGCCGCGgccaaggaggaggcggaggaggactaCAACGCCCACTGCCACGCCATGGACATGTCGTCCGTGCCGAGCAACGGCGGCGAGAGCACGAgcacgagcgccgccgccgcccccactccCATGTCGTCCTACTTCCTCGACGTGGGCGGCAAGCCCAGCGAGGCCGGGTTCTAG